One part of the Kiritimatiellia bacterium genome encodes these proteins:
- the atpG gene encoding ATP synthase F1 subunit gamma has product MPSLKEYKAKLASLSNTRKMTKTMKMVAASKLYRTMDAQRKALLYATKLTEMLGRLAASVDPSSHPLLQQRDPPRSARLLIIMSDKGMCGGFNNNLIKYVLRWLEMPGRPEQKISFSFAGRRGWLFFRNRVHVAGHYEGVTQRPTPAHALAIGNDMRRAFLSGAVDEVYIAYNRFISPLSQRPVIRRLLPIVPEAIPLSGSRIHDDYILEPKEEQLLAVLLPKIIDFEIYFALLENAAGENGARMTAMDNATNNATKMIRTYTLLRNRARQAAITKELIEIVSGAEALKG; this is encoded by the coding sequence ATGCCTTCGCTCAAAGAATACAAAGCCAAGCTCGCGAGCCTGTCCAATACCCGAAAGATGACCAAGACCATGAAAATGGTCGCGGCGAGCAAGCTGTATCGGACCATGGACGCGCAGCGAAAGGCCTTGCTTTACGCAACAAAGCTGACCGAAATGCTGGGCCGGCTCGCCGCCTCCGTGGACCCGTCCTCGCATCCCCTGCTGCAGCAGCGGGATCCGCCCCGCTCAGCAAGGCTACTGATCATCATGTCCGACAAGGGGATGTGCGGCGGCTTCAACAACAACCTCATCAAATACGTGTTGCGTTGGCTGGAGATGCCCGGGCGGCCGGAGCAAAAGATTTCATTCAGCTTCGCCGGACGGCGCGGGTGGCTGTTTTTCCGGAACCGCGTTCACGTGGCGGGACATTACGAGGGCGTTACGCAACGGCCGACGCCGGCCCATGCGCTTGCCATAGGTAACGATATGCGACGGGCCTTCCTCTCGGGAGCGGTGGATGAGGTCTATATCGCCTACAACAGGTTCATCAGTCCCCTCTCCCAGCGGCCGGTCATTCGTCGCCTGCTTCCCATCGTGCCGGAAGCAATCCCCCTTTCCGGCAGCCGGATTCACGACGATTACATCCTCGAGCCGAAGGAAGAGCAGCTCCTCGCGGTCCTCCTGCCCAAGATCATCGATTTTGAGATCTATTTTGCCCTCCTCGAAAACGCCGCCGGCGAGAACGGGGCGCGAATGACCGCGATGGATAATGCGACAAACAACGCAACGAAAATGATCCGAACCTATACCCTGTTGCGCAACCGCGCGCGCCAGGCGGCCATCACGAAGGAACTGATCGAGATCGTATCCGGCGCCGAGGCGCTGAAAGGGTGA